Proteins from a genomic interval of Callospermophilus lateralis isolate mCalLat2 chromosome 1, mCalLat2.hap1, whole genome shotgun sequence:
- the LOC143405146 gene encoding mitochondrial import inner membrane translocase subunit Tim9-like, producing MPESDQTKQFREFLGTYNKLTETCFLDCLKDFTTRQYHMQQNEALAAKA from the exons ATGCCAGAATCTGATCAGACAAAACAGTTTAGGGAATTCCTTGGAACATACAATAAACTTACAGAAACCTGCTTTTTGGACTGTCTAAAAGACTTTACAACAAG ACAATATCATATGCAGCAGAATGAAGCCCTGGCAGCCAAAGCTTGA